The following are encoded in a window of Struthio camelus isolate bStrCam1 chromosome Z, bStrCam1.hap1, whole genome shotgun sequence genomic DNA:
- the LOC138064491 gene encoding alpha-ketoglutarate dehydrogenase component 4-like, producing the protein MGSKMAAATRVVQVVKPHTPLIKFPDRKSIPKPKIQESLQASVPSHRASKVQESVGGRSLAFQNISPVSRVQGAPDTSELARTLPQKYRRKPMSEEEIEYIQRGGPE; encoded by the exons ATGGGCAGCAAGATGGCGGCTGCCACCAGGGTCGTTCAG GTAGTCAAGCCACATACTCCCTTAATTAAGTTCCCGGACAGAAAAAGTATCCCCAAACCTAAAA TACAGGAATCCCTACAAGCAAGCGTGCCATCACACCGTGCTTCAAAAGTGCAGGAGTCTGTAGGAGGCAGATCACTggcctttcaaaatatttcacctgTTAGTAGGGTACAAGGTGCACCAGACACTTCTGAATTAGCAAGAACCTTACCtcagaaatacagaaggaaacCTATGTCAGAGGAAGAGATTGAATATATTCAA CGTGGCGGTCCCGAATAA
- the LOC138064492 gene encoding centromere protein H-like isoform X2, producing the protein MGARGPFEGSAMEPPQRGAPGAAAGGAEAGPTAKLDVLTLLRLREQMKQQLMECSATAQASEESYPDHIIEEKLIKTTTEDLEREMEEVKVSFQNKTLVLQRIQLMDALRNKMKQNDDDSRLILETMKHIIMLSTAILESQQQAREMEEKLNDIKRKRLLLKQAGGNKLLQIHTTMKKQKKELASMEVGEMLEKIRNNLQKEKEMTTLIQNIFQNIIIGSRVNWAEDPSLKAIVLQLEKNLSFL; encoded by the exons ATGGGCGCGCGCGGGCCGTTTGAAGGCTCGGCCATGGagccgccgcagcggggggcgccgggcgcggcggcggggggcgccgaggCCGGGCCGACGGCCAAGCTGGACGTCCTGACGCTGCTCCG CCTGAGGGAACAGATGAAGCAGCAGCTCATGGAGTGTAGCGCCACAGCTCAAGCCA GTGAAGAAAGTTATCCTGACCATATCATAGAAGAAAAGCTAATCAAGAC taccACAGAAGATTTGGAAAGAGAAATGGAGGAAGTAAAAGtctctttccaaaacaaaacattggTGTTACAAAG GATCCAGCTTATGGATGCtctgagaaacaaaatgaaacaaaatgatgacGACTCACG ACTGATCTTGGAAACTATGAAACACATAATAATGCTCAGCACAGCCATACTTGAATCTCAGCAG caagcACGTGAGATGGAAGAGAAATTGAAtgacattaaaaggaaaagactcT TACTAAAACAAGCTGGAGGAAACAAACTACTGCAAATTCATACcacaatgaaaaaacaaaagaaggaactAGCAAGTATGGAAGTGGGTGAAATGCTGGAGAAGATACGTAAcaacttacaaaaagaaaaagagatgactaCCTTAATTCAAAATATATTCCAG aatATCATAATTGGAAGCAGAGTTAACTGGGCAGAAGATCCATCTTTAAAGGCAATTGTTCTCcagcttgaaaaaaatctgtcttttctctga
- the LOC138064492 gene encoding centromere protein H-like isoform X1, translated as MEPPQRGAPGAAAGGAEAGPTAKLDVLTLLRLREQMKQQLMECSATAQASEESYPDHIIEEKLIKTTTEDLEREMEEVKVSFQNKTLVLQRIQLMDALRNKMKQNDDDSRLILETMKHIIMLSTAILESQQQAREMEEKLNDIKRKRLLFLQFHCTQNDLLMLHFPNNGIVLKQAGGNKLLQIHTTMKKQKKELASMEVGEMLEKIRNNLQKEKEMTTLIQNIFQNIIIGSRVNWAEDPSLKAIVLQLEKNLSFL; from the exons ATGGagccgccgcagcggggggcgccgggcgcggcggcggggggcgccgaggCCGGGCCGACGGCCAAGCTGGACGTCCTGACGCTGCTCCG CCTGAGGGAACAGATGAAGCAGCAGCTCATGGAGTGTAGCGCCACAGCTCAAGCCA GTGAAGAAAGTTATCCTGACCATATCATAGAAGAAAAGCTAATCAAGAC taccACAGAAGATTTGGAAAGAGAAATGGAGGAAGTAAAAGtctctttccaaaacaaaacattggTGTTACAAAG GATCCAGCTTATGGATGCtctgagaaacaaaatgaaacaaaatgatgacGACTCACG ACTGATCTTGGAAACTATGAAACACATAATAATGCTCAGCACAGCCATACTTGAATCTCAGCAG caagcACGTGAGATGGAAGAGAAATTGAAtgacattaaaaggaaaagactcT TGTTTCTTCAGTTCCACTGCACACAGAACGACTTGTTAATGCTTCATTTTCCTAATAATGGAATAGTACTAAAACAAGCTGGAGGAAACAAACTACTGCAAATTCATACcacaatgaaaaaacaaaagaaggaactAGCAAGTATGGAAGTGGGTGAAATGCTGGAGAAGATACGTAAcaacttacaaaaagaaaaagagatgactaCCTTAATTCAAAATATATTCCAG aatATCATAATTGGAAGCAGAGTTAACTGGGCAGAAGATCCATCTTTAAAGGCAATTGTTCTCcagcttgaaaaaaatctgtcttttctctga
- the LOC138064492 gene encoding centromere protein H-like isoform X3 has translation MEPPQRGAPGAAAGGAEAGPTAKLDVLTLLRLREQMKQQLMECSATAQASEESYPDHIIEEKLIKTTTEDLEREMEEVKVSFQNKTLVLQRIQLMDALRNKMKQNDDDSRLILETMKHIIMLSTAILESQQQAREMEEKLNDIKRKRL, from the exons ATGGagccgccgcagcggggggcgccgggcgcggcggcggggggcgccgaggCCGGGCCGACGGCCAAGCTGGACGTCCTGACGCTGCTCCG CCTGAGGGAACAGATGAAGCAGCAGCTCATGGAGTGTAGCGCCACAGCTCAAGCCA GTGAAGAAAGTTATCCTGACCATATCATAGAAGAAAAGCTAATCAAGAC taccACAGAAGATTTGGAAAGAGAAATGGAGGAAGTAAAAGtctctttccaaaacaaaacattggTGTTACAAAG GATCCAGCTTATGGATGCtctgagaaacaaaatgaaacaaaatgatgacGACTCACG ACTGATCTTGGAAACTATGAAACACATAATAATGCTCAGCACAGCCATACTTGAATCTCAGCAG caagcACGTGAGATGGAAGAGAAATTGAAtgacattaaaaggaaaagactcT aa
- the LOC138064736 gene encoding G2/mitotic-specific cyclin-B1-like, with protein sequence MALRVTRHTRTAADATAKSSAPAAKRGVPAAAAKAGLRPRTALGDIGNRVGEPQPRAAIKKPPAAAEKVAPRRALRAAPKEEPPQPAAEPPPQPEPQPEPAKLESPSPTPMETSGCAPSEEMLCQAFSDVLLEVKDVDVEDGTDPNLCSEYVKDIYNYLRDLEEKQAVRPKYLAGQEITGNMRAILIDWLVQVQMKFRLLQETMYMTVAIIDRFLQDNTVSKKMLQLVGVTAMFIASKYEEMYPPEIGDFAFVTDHTYTKSQIRQMEMKILRALDFGLGRPLPLHFLRRASKIAEVDLEQHTLAKYLMELSMVDYEMVHFPPSKTAAAASCLALKVLDGGEWTPTLQHYMTYTESDLLPVMQHMAKNIILVNRGLTKHMTIKNKYASSKNAKISTIAQLNSAVIQNLAKPLAKAP encoded by the exons atGGCGCTCAGGGTCACCCGG cacaCGCGGACGGCGGCCGACGCCACGGCGAAGAGCAGCGCGCCCGCCGCCAAGCGCGGggtcccggcggccgccgccaagGCCGGGCTGCGCCCCCGCACCGCCCTGGGCGACATCGGCAACCGCGTCggcgagccccagccgcgggctgccATCAAgaagccgccagccgccgccgagAAGGTGGCGCCGCGCAGGGCCCTGCGGGCGGCCCCCAAGGAggagccgccgcagcccgccgccgagccgccgccgcagcccgagCCGCAGCCCGAGCCCGCCAAG CTGGAGTCGCCCTCTCCGACACCCATGGAGACGTCCGGGTGCGCCCCGTCCGAGGAGATGCTGTGCCAGGCTTTCTCTGATGTCCTGCTGGAAGTGAAGGACGTAGATGTGGAAGATGGCACTGACCCAAACCTCTGCAGTGAATACGTGAAGGACATCTACAACTACCTGAGAGACCTCGAG GAAAAACAAGCTGTCAGACCCAAATACCTGGCAGGCCAGGAAATCACTGGGAATATGCGAGCTATACTAATAGACTGGCTTGTGCAAGTACAGATGAAGTTCAGACTCCTGCAGGAGACCATGTACATGACAGTTGCTATCATTGATCGCTTCCTGCAG GACAATACTGTGTCCAAGAAGATGTTGCAGCTGGTTGGTGTCACAGCTATGTTCATTGCCAGCAAGTATGAAGAAATGTATCCCCCTGAAATTGGGGATTTTGCCTTTGTAACAGATCACACTTACACAAAGTCTCAGATCCGCCAGATGGAGATGAAGATCCTGCGAGCCCTGGACTTTGGTCTGGGTCGCCCTCTGCCTCTACACTTCTTAAGGAGGGCTTCAAAGATTGCAGAG GTGGACTTGGAACAACACACTCTGGCCAAGTACCTGATGGAGTTGTCCATGGTGGACTATGAAATGGTTCACTTCCCTCCTTCCAAAACTGCGGCTGCTGCTTCCTGTTTGGCTCTGAAAGTTCTTGATGGGGGCGAGTGG ACACCAACTCTACAACACTACATGACTTACACTGAGAGTGACCTTCTTCCAGTCATGCAACATATGGCAAAGAACATAATTCTAGTGAATCGGGGCCTTACTAAGCACATG ACTATCAAGAATAAATATGCCAGCAGCAAAAATGCCAAGATAAGCACTATTGCACAGCTGAACTCTGCTGTCATACAGAATCTAGCCAAACCTCTGGCCAAAGCACCGTAA